Genomic window (Phragmites australis chromosome 5, lpPhrAust1.1, whole genome shotgun sequence):
TATCAGAAGCGCCCAataagaagctgctgacaaaaCTATATAATCTTGAGGTAAGTTTGTTAGATATGTATGACTCGTATCGGAATGATAATGTCACAGAGCAGGTCTAGTTAACTTGACCGAATATGATCCTGTCTTCTATTTTCTGACAGGTCTCTGAAGATGAAGTCATTGTTTCTGATTGCGGACTGCAGGATCTGTCAATTACACCCTTTCTTGATGCCCTAAGATCTCATAAAACAATAGCAGTGTTGGATCTTTCTCATAACTTGTTAGGTACCCTTTTCCAGTAACTACTATTATTTTCATTGTTATCTTTAACTTGTGCATCAATACTTTGACAGCACTGAAGAAAATTAGTTACAACTAAATGGTTGTTTCTTTAGGACCTCGTAACACAGAACATGTGCTATCAATCCTCTTATATGTAGTGCTTCTATGTTCTTCCAAGAAGTTAAAAACACGAATTTTAAAGCCTGTTAAGGACCTTATAATGAACCGTGCACTACTCCATTACTAATAGTTTTGCTTCATGATTCATGCAGTTTAATTTGTATGAGAGTATAGAAGCAATACTTTGCTCTTATGCTATCGCATACCAGACTGATTAAGCATTTATGTTCACTAATCACAGGAAACCAAACAATTGAAAGGCTTCAGCATATATTTGCTTCATCAAGTCAAACATATGGTGGCTTGACTCTGGATTTACATTGTAATCGATTCGGTCCTACTGCTTTGTTTCAGGTTTTTTTCACAATCCCAGAAATCTACTAAAGGAAATTCTGCACGCACCTTTTGCACATTTATGACATGGATCCTGTTTAAAGAAGTTGAGGAAAAACATGGAAGCATGTGTGCTAATCTTATACACTATATCCAATGGGGTTATGTCACAATAAAGCAAGTTAGCAAGATATCCGCTGGATCGGGTTAGATATACATGATGCTTTATTAATATGTAAACCATTGTTTTAAGGGCCAATTCTATTCAATTTAACAAAGGAGGGCCTGGGGTTCTGTTGCTAAATGGATCTGGAACAGGATGCAAATAACCTTTTGAACTACGAGCAGCCATTTCCTGCAGAAACCAGTAGAATTAGTTAGTTTCTGAAGATTTCTTTTCTGGTGTTGTTGCTAATTCTAGTTTGTTGCCTGTTTTCGTTATTTAAGAAATTAACATCTCTTATATGCCAAACTTTAGAATCCTCTTTCACTCAACTTGCAACAGACATATTAGCTGGTAACTGGTTGAATTTGTTGTCTTTGTTCAGAACATTTACTTAAGTTGTACATTGAAATTGGAGTGGCCTCATATGTGTCAGTGTGTCACTGGTACTTGTCCAAACTTGCCAACTCAAAATATTTGGATTTCTCCATACTCTAATCAAACTGGTGGTCTCAGTCCTTGACTGGAGTGAACTGTGATTGGTTTATAGTGGATATTAGGTACCTTTCtttgggtttcatctccataAGAGTGGCTGGGTCTTAACCTGGGCTTGGGACCAGTTATGTTGGTACAACATAGGCGGAGTTATTAGGAACCTTTCTTTGAACTCTGCAAATTTGATTTGTATCATTGTTTAACACAAATGAAGACTTGAATACCAAAATAAATTCTGTTGCTTTACAGAATATATTGCTTTCAAGGGCAAAATTGTAAAGTCATTTTTTGCCTCCTTATTTACTGATAAACAGATATGCGAGTGTGCTGTTATGACTGTTCGATTGGAAGTACTTAATCTATCTGGGAATCGCCTCACAGATGCTTGCAGTTCTTACCTTTTCACAATCCTGCAAAAGTGCAGAGGTATGGAGCTCTCGATATATCAGTAAGAATTGCATATATCATCTTTTGGGGACTGGAGGAAGCCAAGAAATGCATATATCATCTTTTGGGGACTGGAGGAAGCCAGGATATAGGCTTCTGAGGTTTTCCTGGATTTTTTTTGTTCCTTGACTGTATCATAAGGGACTTCACTTTCATTTTATAAAATGTATGTTCTGTTTTCACTTCGTTACAGCACTGTATAGCTTGAATGTTGAGCAGTGTTCTATCACGTCAAGAACTGTTCAAAAGATGTCAGATGCACTCCACGAAGGGTCGGCCCTTTCACATCTCTCATTAGgtacttttgttgcatgattATCTAGTGATCTTGTATGACTCAGACTATTAGCGATGTTCATGTGCAAACGCTCATAAATTCCATATTCATGACAGGAAAGAATAATCCAATTTCTGGCAATGCAATGCTTAACCTTCTCTCCAAACTTTCCTCTCTGACAAGGTTTGCAGAAACTTGTTCCATATATGTCAATAGATACTAAGGTGCAGCAAATAATAGACTAGCCATACATTTTGTCCTTGCAGGTTTTCAGAACTAAGCCTGACTGGTATAAAATTGAATAAGCTAATGGTTGATAAGCTGTGCCTTCTTGCACGATCCTCATGCCTATCAGGAATTCTGCTAGGTGGAACTTCCATTGGACCGGTAAATTTGCTTTCCATTTTTCCTTTCAGAAAAAGTCTTTGCTTCGCAGCCTGTACACAAGCCATGTCATCTTATCTGTGCTGCTATTTATGCAGATGGGGACAATTAGGCTTACCGAGGCATTGTCTTGTGCATCTCAAGAATTGCTGAGGTTGGAGTTGTCTAATTGTGGGCTTACAACACCTGACTTCACACAAATCTGTACAAATCTCTCTCAGATCAATATTCTTGACTTAAACATTGGAGGAAACTCCATCAAGCTGGAGGTTTAGTTCCTATTCTCAGATGCTTTGGTAATATGTATTCCCATATTTCAGTAGCCACAATCAGTTGAGTTACGTTGCACAATGCAGGGTTGTGACGCTATTCGGGCAATGCTTGTGAATCCCCAATGCAGTATTAGATCTCTCACCCTTGACAGATGCAACCTTGGACTCGCCGGAATTGTTTGTATTATTCAGGCACTATCAGGTGAGGAATAATTATATTGCAAACAACAGTCTCTGAATCAAACTAATAGTCTCTGCTACTTTCAGGAAATGACCAATTGGAGGAGCTGCGAATGGCTGAGAACACAAACTTGGCACTAGAGAGAACAATGCAGTATGACGAAGACATGCAGGAAGTATCAACTACTGAGCAAAAACAATGTAACAACCCTGCCGTAAACAATTATATAGCCCCAGGGAAAGTAGATCTTGAGAATATGCAGGTTGCGGACAGTGAAGATGAAGCAGACAACGAGAACCACCGTTCGGTATCTGGTCCACATGGGAGCTATGCAAGTTCATCGCAGAAAACCCCTTGTCAGATAATCCAAGAACTCGTGCATGCCCTGAATTCAGCAAAGCAACTGAAGGTGCTTGATCTCAGTCGGAACGGTTTGTGGGAAGAGGCCATACAGTCACTGTATTCTGCTTGGGCTTCTGGTCCAAGAGGTGATGGAATGGCTCGAAAACATGTAAATAAGGAGGTGGTGCACTTTTCAGTGGATGGTATGAGGTGCTGCGGCCTGGAACCCTGCTGCAGAAGAGACTTACAAATGTGAACCCGGAAGGCCTTCCAATGTTAGATTATGgttgctctctggaaataaaCTAAACAGTGAATTAACTTCGGATTCGTTGCAACTTGTAAGAGGTGGGCAAAGACTCAGAGAATTTGGGCTTCACCAGCCTTGTAAATTGTAATTATGTTGACTTGCGGGAATGTAGATAGTACATGCTTCCCATTTATTTTTTCAGTTATGTCTATAGTTTCAGTTATTAGCATGACTTTTGTCCCTATTATAAACTTGTCATCACAGCAACCCTTTGGAGATGGATAGTAAAAGAGTTTCTTTGCCAATTCGGAGGCCAACCAAACCAGAGTTGATCTACACATCCATATCATAAATCATGATTGGTACACCACATAGAACAGAACAAATGTAATATTTGAGAATCACTATAGCCAAGGAATCGCAGAGGTGCTTAAAACGGGAATATTAATGCCCATTTGGCCACTATTGGCAACAGATATCAAATTGTTTTGTCGAGTGTACCACATCACTAGACAAGAATTTGCTGGTTCTACGAATTGGAGAATATTGACAATTACGCGGATAATATCTATGATGGGACTGACTGGGCCCACCAACCCAAAAGAAAGCATGATAAGCTGAGACATTACatattgcccccccccccccctccaaaaaAAATCTCCATTTGTGATCATTGCTTGTGGACATAGCACCATCATTGCACATAAAAATGCCGTCTTGTTCAGCAGCAACCGCTAACCAATAGAAACCTCCAATGATAGACTAGGCACACCAGGCCGCCAAACTGCAATAAGTTCGTTATTGAAAAGCTTAAAGCTGCTCCTATGGCAAAATCGGTAACCGTTTCACCACCCATCTCCTTTCCTGAACTGGCAAGGGCTCCATCCAAGAACCCAATGGCGGTCAGGAGCTCTTGCCATCACCCTCCTTCCGTCGCCATCCCGTGATCTCACACACGGAAGGAGACCTTGAGGTTCGGCACCGCAGTGCGCAGCTGCAATGAGCAACTCTGCAGGATCTGTCAAGACGGTAAGTGCATGCATCTATCTGAGTCACACATGAATTTTGGGTGAATCTTCTGTTCGAATCTTGCTGTGATTGTTCAGGTGTTTGAGGACCAGGTGAGAGGCGTGGTGTGCTACAGAGATGACAGAGGAGTGGTGATCTGCGAAGGGTACGACGACGGGCTGAGGCTCGAGATGCGGCTGCCGGAGAAGGCCTGCTTTCCATGGTAGTAACCCATACTAGCATGTTACTACTTAATCACTTTGCTCCTTCGCAGAAAAGATTAAGATCACATATTCAGAATGCCTGAACCTAGAGCTGCGTTTTGTGTTGTCAAATTGTGGTGCAGGCCAATGGGAATCCGGGTCACCGATTTCATCGAGCTGTCGACGCTTCGAGTCTTGGAAGACGCAGATGCCGTGCATCCCAGCTGGAATGATCAGAAGAGGCATTTCTGAAATGTGGAGCTGATAGAGTGATCACACAAGAATAATTATCTAGAGTTCAGTCGCGTGAGAATAATTACAGGAATAACCCGAACTGCGGACTCTTCACCTCTTCTTGCCATATTTCAAGTTCGATTACATGCGTCACCATCTCCTTTCGATAAACGAGATGAAATTTATGTTTCTGTGAAGCATCAAACGAACTTGTCCATGTTCCTGCTACTAGTGCAGTAGAATTTCAGTACCTCTCCATCACTGCAACTGGAATTATTTCCGACCAAGTTCCCTATGGAGCgagcaaattattttcatcacttAAATGATGAGCACTGCAATTCACATCGAAAATCTAAGATgaatttccttttccttttattcAGATCGGTTCATCCTCAGGTTAATCAGTCCCGGACACCAAATAGGAAGGAGTATGTCAGAGTCTTCCTTACAGTCCAGATGTGTAAGGAACTCCAGTGCTCCCCAACCACGAGTCCCCCTGGATTAACAGCTTCACAGTAAACCACCAGGCGTCCACGGTGGACATTGACGTGTGCACTCCCTTCCACGTCACCCGCCCATTTGTCGCCGCACCGGGCCCGGTGTTTTCGTACTCCCCATAGTACACCGTACCCAGCGCGGACTGATCCGACCACTCGAGCCACCCAGCCGGCGCAATCGAGCCGTCCAGGACGCTCTCCATCACGACCGTCCGCGCGTACTTGTGCCACGGACGGCCCAGATACACCGGCGTGCCGGCGAGGTCCGACGCGCCTGTGATCCGACACCTGTGGATGGAGGTCCCGGTGTTCTGGTTCACGTCGCTCCGGCCCTGCGCCGTGATGACGTCCTCCTGGCCCGGGCTGGGCTTCCTGGCCTGGATGTCGCAGCTCTGGATGACAACAGCGGAGTTGCCGAAGATGAAGTCCACCGTGCCGGAGATGTCGTCCTCGGCGTAGAACTGGCGGTTGGAGTGCGCGAAGAGCGTGTCCTGGTACGCCTGGATTTTGCACTGGTACACGACGGAGCGGTCGCCGCCGACCAGCAGCGCCACGGCTTGGCCCTTCCCCGGCCCGGCGCTGTTGACGATGCTCAGGCCTTTGGCGATGAAGCCCGAGCCCATCGCAGCTGTACGATACAAAGATGACAAAAGGCGTTGGTACGTACAATATCTAATATATAAAACATAAGCTGATTCTCACGTGATCTCttccctcttctcttctcttatctaataaaaataatttaaatttaaataattttctcACTTTTTTACCGCCCTCGTCTTCAAAAATTTCATCTCGTTACTTGTTACAGATATATaacatattttactaataaaaataaataaactttataaaaaaattagcggataatcttttttttttcagattccatctaaatctaaactatGTCATCCTTCCAGCGTATTCATTCGACGATACTCACATGACGCATTCACATCTTTATACTTAAGTTTATACTTATATTATCACACATAATATTTACATCTTTGTTATAACTTATGAACAATTAGCTAGTACAATTAATTAAAGTGTACTTGCGAGCACAATTACAAAATGTCAAAAGTGAGCGTCATGGCAAGTGAAACATCGCAGTCGTAGCATTTGACGGTGCATATATGCCTATAGAGCAGCCATGAATTCATGCAATGTACTGCTAGTGTACTGCATGCAGATGAGATGGCAATAAAGCTTAGAAAAGTGTCGTGCATCTTACGATCAAATCCAACCGACGCTTCTTTCGCTTGCCTGCCCATTTGCACTTAGAGGTACTGCAAAGTGCAAATATATAGCACTTGTTGTGTCATCTGGGCTATCTATGCTTTTGCATAGCGGATGGCCAGATAGTAGAGTAACTTCACTCATCAAGGCCAAATCACTTTACACGTCGTACGTGAAAAAGAAAGTTGTTACCACCAAATCAAAGAGTCCATAGAAAGACTTCCTCTACTGGTGTCGCTTTTGTACTCACTACTTAACGCACACGTACTTCCTTaagtgaaaaaagaaaaaaaacagtttTACTTGCTTTCAACCGGCTAgaatttccttctctttttttaataatggaatatAAATCATATCCCAGCCTTTACATCCGTGATGCATACAGCTAttgtctagattttttttaatcttttagtCACCTAAAATTGCACGGTGCTTAGCTTCAGAAAAGTTTTTTTGGAATCTGACACTACCCCTAGTTTAATTAAAGTGCAAAAAAATTAAGCCTGAATGACGCCGTAGATGACTTGATGCTCGGAGTAATTTTGTTGGGCCAAAGCACTAGAGCTTCAGTACTGGGCCAGAAATCGATAAGCCTGTAGTTGTACGGCAAAGTGTGTGACAGACACGTGTGCATCGTGCATGAGTAGATAGATGGCTACGTACTGACGGTGGCGGAGGAGTAGGTGGTGTAGCCGTCGGCGACGCTCTTGTGCCCGTCGACGATCGTCTTCCCCTTGCCGTCGCCCATCAGTATCACGTTCTCCTGCTGGTACGAGATGCTCACGCTCTCCTCGTACCGCCCGGCCTTCACGTGGATCACCTTCCTCCTAGCTCCTCCTACTACGTGGCCACCGCGCGCCTCGGAGCCAACCGGCGCTGCCGCCGTGACGGCGGCGATCGCCTCATTGATGCTTCTGTGCGTCCCGCTGCTGTCCAGCGCCACCACGGCGTCAGGTGTGATGTTGGTCACCGGGAACTCCAGGAGTTTCTTGTCGCGTTCGGACAACCAGGACGGGAACGTGCTACCTCTCGGTGACGGCGCGGGCGCGGAGGAGGTCTGGGGGATGCCACTACTGCCCTTGATCTTGTTGACGTGCAGCGCCAGCGCAGTGCTGATGAACTGCGCGAGCGCGGCGACCTGATGCCGCAAAGCGTCGCGCCCCGCGGAGGCCGGCACGGCGGCGAGGCTGTCGTTGCACGTGCCCTGGTTCGTCAGCGCGGCGCTGAGCCACGTCGTCGCCCCGTCCGCGTCGGCCGAGGAGCCCGCGAGCGCGTCGCCGAGCTGGGCGAGGCTGATGTCGAGGAGCTCGACGCAGTCGTGCATGCCCAACAGCGGCACGGTCCGCGCGGACGCGGAGAGGTTGCGTGCCAGCGCGCTCGTCGACGTGGCCCGGGCCATCGCGAACTGCACGGACGCCGCGAATGGGTCACCGGCCGACCGCACCGCCTCCGCCGACGTGAGCGCCGTCTCGCATGCGCTCGGGTACGGCGTCGACCGACAGATCAACGTGACGTTCTTGCTCCAGGGCGGCGCCACTGCCGAGGTGGCGACCCTGGAGACGACGGCCACATTGCTCGTCGATGCCGCCTCGTGTCCCTCTCTGGCAGCAACAGGCACCACCGTCGCGAGAGCTAGCACCGTGGCCATGGCGCAAGACCACGCAACAATAGCTGATAGTAACCTTCTCTTGTCTTGCCTCTCTCGCGAGCTTGCCCCACCAAACGTTTCCATGGTTCTAGCTGAGCTGCGTGTGCTCGTGTTGTGCACATGCAGTGCGGGTCTCAGCTGCTGTGCACGTCTTGAGTCGATAGGTGCATGGGTACAGTATACTACAAGGCAAGGGGTTTTATTGAGCTGGCACGGTGCCTTTTGCGGCCTTGTTTTGTTGGTCGCATCAATGCTCGACGCAGCGCGAATAAGGGAGAAACTGCACTCTGGTAAAATGGGAGTACTGCATTCACGTTCTAAGTGTTAGGTCTAATCCTTAACTAATTAATATGAAGGCTTAGCACTAACGATTGAATACCTGTAAAGCCGAAGCGTTTGTGCGTACTCGAGTAAGGAGAAGCCATCAGGCTCGGGGCTGATTGATGATGAGCGTAGATTGCTTGGTGAGGATGTCGCTGGCGACGGGGATGAAGATGTCGCCGGCGTGATGAGATGGTTGATGTAGTCGCCCGTTGGTGAAGTTCACGTCGGTGCATTGACGAAGGCGATGTGGATGGTGATGAAGACGCCGGCGAGGTGGATCGGGTTGCTGGTACGGTGAAGTAGATCGGTGCGGTGGTCGTGGACGACATGGTGACAACCTTTGCCCCACTGCTGCGTAAGCGCAATTAATGATTGCTAGGGTTTGGCTATGTGCAGGTATGGCTAAACCTCATAGGAAAATCTTAGCTTGTGAGGTGCCAGCCCCCTTTATTTATATAGTGCAGCGTGAGATGAGACCGTAATCAATTTATTAGTTGTTTTCCTGGTCAAAACGTGTAGATAGGCTCAAACATCCAACACTAAGCTCTAAAATCATGACCAGATAGAAATACTCGGTGCAGAACAACAAATATCAAACCAAAACAGACCTGCAGAAGAAATATAGTCGATAGCtcgtcattttttttttcaaaacagatAGCCCGAGGATGTCGGGTAACCCCTAGAGGACACGGGGAAGGTCCTGGTGGTCGACATCGAGATTGAGATCGTGGAGGGCCTTGACGACAGGGGAGAGGCCGACGACGACGAAGGCGTGGAGGCACGCAGGGTAGGCGCGGAGGAAGGTGGTGAGACAGGCGCGTGTGACGCCGAGCTTCTCGAGGTAGGAGAGGACGGGGATGAAGTTCTTGTGGAGGGAGCAGGCGAGGAGAGAGCTCGCAGGACAAAGCTAGCAATGGGGGGTTTGGGTGGTCAGTATTTCAAATACCATCCACTTCGGAATTActtattctttctctttctccctccATAGACCATGTTAGGGCCTGAAATTTTGCAGGATG
Coding sequences:
- the LOC133917743 gene encoding uncharacterized protein LOC133917743 — encoded protein: MSNSAGSVKTVFEDQVRGVVCYRDDRGVVICEGYDDGLRLEMRLPEKACFPWPMGIRVTDFIELSTLRVLEDADAVHPSWNDQKRHF
- the LOC133917742 gene encoding pectinesterase-like, with translation METFGGASSRERQDKRRLLSAIVAWSCAMATVLALATVVPVAAREGHEAASTSNVAVVSRVATSAVAPPWSKNVTLICRSTPYPSACETALTSAEAVRSAGDPFAASVQFAMARATSTSALARNLSASARTVPLLGMHDCVELLDISLAQLGDALAGSSADADGATTWLSAALTNQGTCNDSLAAVPASAGRDALRHQVAALAQFISTALALHVNKIKGSSGIPQTSSAPAPSPRGSTFPSWLSERDKKLLEFPVTNITPDAVVALDSSGTHRSINEAIAAVTAAAPVGSEARGGHVVGGARRKVIHVKAGRYEESVSISYQQENVILMGDGKGKTIVDGHKSVADGYTTYSSATVTAMGSGFIAKGLSIVNSAGPGKGQAVALLVGGDRSVVYQCKIQAYQDTLFAHSNRQFYAEDDISGTVDFIFGNSAVVIQSCDIQARKPSPGQEDVITAQGRSDVNQNTGTSIHRCRITGASDLAGTPVYLGRPWHKYARTVVMESVLDGSIAPAGWLEWSDQSALGTVYYGEYENTGPGAATNGRVTWKGVHTSMSTVDAWWFTVKLLIQGDSWLGSTGVPYTSGL